ACAAGCATCCTTCAGTTCCTTCTCTCTCACATCCGGAAGTGTCTCCCGATTCGCAAAAAAAGGATTCCCCATTCGCCGTCCCATTTGCCCCATGGTTGCACAGATCAGCGTAATGTCATCTCCATTGTCTGCGTGTTTAATCAATGTTCCAGCTCTGCCAAACGACTCATCATCCGGATGCGGAAATACAGCGAGTATTGATTTCTTTTTATCCATTTGTCCCACCCCTATTTCGGATATTGATCATTCACCACAATCAAAAGGTGTTTTGCTAAGCTCTAGTCCAATCTTTAGATTCCCTTCTTTGTCATGACCTGCAAGCAGCAATTTGTCTTCTTCTAAAACCTCCCAATCTGTTAGTCCTTCTGAATACACCCATCCATCGTCAAGCTTCAACCCCACTGAAAACCAGGCTTCGTTTTTTACAATCTTCCCTTCTGAAAATTTTATTTTCCCATTTCTGATATATGCACACGCAGGCAAAGTCTCTGGATCCTGGACCCTTACATAAGAACCGGTTGACGTTTCCATATGCAGGAAGATTGGTTCATTTACATACTTATCAATTTCTTTTTGAACTTGATTAATTTCAATCGGTTGCATGTCTTTCACCCCTGATTAAATTTTGATGACGCTTTCATTTTCTTTAAGAAATAAGGTTATCGCACCTAATACCCCAATACGTTCATCTAGCTCTGCAATCTCTATGTTTACTTCAAAAGGCACATATTCCTTCACTTTTGCTTTCAACTTAGAGATAAACCAGTCGCCACTCTTTGAAATGCCACCTCCCAGCAGAATAATTTCAGGATTTAACAAAGACGTAATGTTAATAATCGCAGCACTCAAATCAGAGATAAATTCATCGATAACCTCCAGTGCCAGCGCATCATCCTTTTTGGCATATGTAAATATATCTTTGGCAGTGATGACCTCATGACCGTAAAAAGGATGCTCAGGATGCTGTTTTAATTTAAATTTCATCTTTTCCACCAGCGCAGGACCTCCCAGCTGGCTATCCAAAAACCCATAGCCTTTGAAAGGTTTGGTATAGGCGTTGAAAGCTCTCTCTTTGTCGGTAATCATATAACCAACTTCTCCAGCCCCCCATTTACACCCTCTGTACAAATTCCCATTCAATAAAATCCCGCACCCGATGCCAGTTCCGATCGACAGAAGAATCACATTGCTTTTATTCCTGGCTCTACCAAGCCATTGTTCTCCTAAAACGCTTACATTTACATCATTATCTATGAGCACTTTCCAATCAAATAAAGTCTCCGCCTCTTTTTTAAGCGGATAATTTATCCAATCCAAGGAAGGTGCATCAATGACGATTCCTTCTTCAACATTCACAATTCCCGGTACACCGATCCCCATTCCCAAAACTTCCCCAGCACTAATTCGTGCATCTTTGAGAATCAGATGAACTGTATCATGGATGACGTGTAATAACCCGACTTGTAATGAAGCTTGTGTATCAATCACCCGTTGGTCGTAAATGGTACCATTCAGATCACTCAAAGCAATTTCAACACCCGAGCCGCCAATATCCACACCAACGACAAACCCAGCCTTTTCGTTAAAACTCAGCTGAATGGGTTTTCGTCCAACCTTCAAATGATCTTCAGTTTTATCCAGCTCGTTGATCCAGCCTTCCTCTATCAATTCATCAACCAATGCAGATACTGTCGGCTTGCTCAAATTGAGCTTCTTTGAAATGGTTGACCTGTAAATCAACGGATGCGACC
This sequence is a window from Lentibacillus sp. JNUCC-1. Protein-coding genes within it:
- a CDS encoding ROK family transcriptional regulator, with protein sequence MRNDVNQTMMSTKKLNKRLILNCIRSHPLIYRSTISKKLNLSKPTVSALVDELIEEGWINELDKTEDHLKVGRKPIQLSFNEKAGFVVGVDIGGSGVEIALSDLNGTIYDQRVIDTQASLQVGLLHVIHDTVHLILKDARISAGEVLGMGIGVPGIVNVEEGIVIDAPSLDWINYPLKKEAETLFDWKVLIDNDVNVSVLGEQWLGRARNKSNVILLSIGTGIGCGILLNGNLYRGCKWGAGEVGYMITDKERAFNAYTKPFKGYGFLDSQLGGPALVEKMKFKLKQHPEHPFYGHEVITAKDIFTYAKKDDALALEVIDEFISDLSAAIINITSLLNPEIILLGGGISKSGDWFISKLKAKVKEYVPFEVNIEIAELDERIGVLGAITLFLKENESVIKI
- a CDS encoding DUF1806 family protein, with protein sequence MQPIEINQVQKEIDKYVNEPIFLHMETSTGSYVRVQDPETLPACAYIRNGKIKFSEGKIVKNEAWFSVGLKLDDGWVYSEGLTDWEVLEEDKLLLAGHDKEGNLKIGLELSKTPFDCGE